Proteins co-encoded in one Fusarium musae strain F31 chromosome 3, whole genome shotgun sequence genomic window:
- a CDS encoding hypothetical protein (EggNog:ENOG41), whose protein sequence is MSAKQSMQLFRALRMSQPTLCQPISRVSVCRFYSTSTEDAPPPLLSKLKGDLKTAMRAKDTPRLTVLRAIMSANLNASKTSTPVRTDVQLVALIRKIQKSSQDAAAEAKAANREDLVQKEEDQIKVLDEYLANSGVESLTEAQLKAMVQDAVEASKAAGTQAKSVLGDVMKRLSGALEGKDVDRKELAKMVKELTG, encoded by the coding sequence ATGTCGGCCAAACAATCGATGCAACTATTCCGGGCTCTGCGCATGTCGCAACCCACGCTTTGTCAGCCCATCAGCCGAGTCTCTGTCTGCCGATTCTACTCAACATCTACCGAAGATGCACCCCCTCCTCTGCtgtccaagctcaagggcgaTCTTAAGACCGCCATGCGTGCCAAGGATACTCCTCGCCTGACCGTTCTTCGAGCTATCATGTCCGCCAACCTCAACGCTTCCAAGACCTCAACTCCGGTCAGGACAGATGTTCAGCTCGTTGCTTTGATCCGCAAGATCCAAAAGAGCTCTCAAGACGCTGCCGctgaggccaaggctgccaaCCGCGAGGATCTTGTTCAAAAGGAGGAGGACCAGATCAAGGTGCTGGATGAGTACCTTGCCAACAGTGGAGTTGAGAGCTTGACAGAGGCTCAGCTCAAGGCTATGGTACAggatgctgttgaggctTCAAAGGCCGCTGGCACTCAAGCCAAGTCCGTCTTGGGCGACGTCATGAAGCGATTGTCCGGTGCTCTCGAGGGCAAGGACGTCGACAGAAAGGAGTTGGCcaagatggtcaaggagC